The region CTCCGCGCGCGACTGCATGCGCGGGCGCTGCTCGGTCAGCACGAACTCGCCGCCGGTGAAGTCGCGGCCGGGTTCGGACAGCAGGATTGCCACCTGGAGCGGAAACACGTGTTCGCCGTACAGGTCCTGGTGCAGGCAGTTGTAGTCGCCCGGGCCGTAGCGCAGCAGCAAGGGCGTCGGCCGCGACTGCCCGGCCTGGTGGCAGCGCGCGAGGAAGTCCCGGTGCGCGGCGGGGTAGCGGACGTCGATACCCATGGCGGCATTCCAGCGGTTGGCCACCGGCACCAGGTGCGGGTAGAGCGCCGTGCGCAGAGCGGCGACCAGGCCGGGCAGGGGATAGCGGAAGTACTTGTATTCGCCCTGGCCGAAGCCGTGCCGGCGCATTTCGATGCGGGCGCGGTACAGCGCCTCGTTGCCATAGCCGGCCGCCAGCGCATCGCATTCGTCGGCGGACAGCAGGCCGGGGATGGCGGCGCAGCCGAAGTCATCGAGCTCGCTTGCGACCGCCGCCCAGTCGATGCCATCGACCCGGGTCGCCACGCCTGCCCCATGCCCACGCGCGACAGCCGCGCCATGTCCCCGCGGAAGCGGCCGGCGGGGCCCGGCGACTGCCATTTCCCGCTGCTGAATCTGGCTGGTGCCCACTGTGAATCTCCTGTCCTGTGCTTGCATGGTGCCAACTTTAGGCCGGGCCCGTGCGCGGCACACTCCGGGTCTTGCTTTTGAATTCTGCCCGACATGCTGCCTTGACAAGACAGATCTGTCTACCAATAATGAGACAGACCTGTATCACCTCGCCTTTTTTCTTTTATCAAGGAGCTTCCATGTCCACACCCATTGAAACCCGTCCGCCGCTGCCACCGTTCACCCGCGAAACCGCCATCGCAAAGGTCCGCGCCGCCGAGGATGGCTGGAACAGCCGCGATCCACAGCGCGTGGCGCTGGCCTATACCGTCGACAGCGCCTGGCGCAACCGCGCCGAGTTCGTCAACGGTCGCGCCGATATCGTCGCCTTCCTGCAGCGCAAATGGCAGAAGGAACTGGATTACCGGCTGATCAAGGAGTTATGGGTACACGACGGGAACCGCATCGCCGTGCGCTTTGCCTACGAATGGCACGACGATTCCGGCAACTGGTACCGGTCATACGGCAATGAGAACTGGGAATTCGATGACGCGGGCTTCATGCGCAAGCGCTTTGCGTGCATCAACGATGCGCCGATCCGGGCAGAGGACCGCAAATTCCACTGGCCGCTGGGCCGGCGCCCGGACGGGCATCCGGGCTTGAGCGAGCTGGGGTTGTAAAGGGTCTTCCCTCTGTCCCGCGCGCGGGACAGAGGCAAAAACAAAGGGCCGGCTTACTGCATCTTGTCCAGGTTGCCGATCCGCACCAGCATCTCGGTGAACATTTGCATGTCGAGATTGAGGTCGGCCACTTCCTTGTACTCGCGCGCATTGTGCGCGGTGTACTTCTTGCCCGGCATGGCCGGCCCGAAGTTGATCGCGTTGGGCATCAGCTTGGCGGTGGTGCTGCCCGCGGTGGAGACCGGCTTGGCTTCCAGCCCCGTGGTATCGCCGAAGATGTTCAGCAGCGTGGACAGCCATGCGCCCTTCGGATCGCGCGCCATCCAGTTGCCCTGGTCGTACTTGATCTCGACCGGCCCATGGGTGGCGGCCCAGCCGAAAATGCGCTTGGTGATCTTGCCGCCCAGTTCGTCTGGCGTGCGCCCGCGCGGCATGCGCACGTTGGTGACCACATCGACGTACTCGCCGCGCTCGCGCACCAGCGTGGGCGACATGGTCAACGGGCCCATGAACGGATCGCGGTAGGCCACGTCCATGCGGTTGCCCAGGTAGTCCAGGCCATACAGGTCGTTC is a window of Cupriavidus taiwanensis LMG 19424 DNA encoding:
- a CDS encoding 2OG-Fe(II) oxygenase; its protein translation is MAVAGPRRPLPRGHGAAVARGHGAGVATRVDGIDWAAVASELDDFGCAAIPGLLSADECDALAAGYGNEALYRARIEMRRHGFGQGEYKYFRYPLPGLVAALRTALYPHLVPVANRWNAAMGIDVRYPAAHRDFLARCHQAGQSRPTPLLLRYGPGDYNCLHQDLYGEHVFPLQVAILLSEPGRDFTGGEFVLTEQRPRMQSRAEVVTLRQGDAVVFAVSQRPAQGSRGCYRVNLRHGVSRLHAGQRYTLGIIFHDAA
- a CDS encoding nuclear transport factor 2 family protein, whose amino-acid sequence is MSTPIETRPPLPPFTRETAIAKVRAAEDGWNSRDPQRVALAYTVDSAWRNRAEFVNGRADIVAFLQRKWQKELDYRLIKELWVHDGNRIAVRFAYEWHDDSGNWYRSYGNENWEFDDAGFMRKRFACINDAPIRAEDRKFHWPLGRRPDGHPGLSELGL